The genome window GGTTGGCGACCATCGGGTAGGTCTCCTCGCTCCCGACGATGGCCACGGGCACGATCGGGGCCCTCGCCTGCATCGCGACCTCGACGAACCCGCCGCGCCCGAACCGCTGAAGGCGGTACCTCTCCTTGAACCGTTTGCCTACCCCCTTGAACCCCTCGGGGAAGACCGCGACGAGCTCTCCCGCTTTCAGGAGGCGCATCGTGTCCTCGACGCAGGCGACCGTGGCCCCCGTCTTCCGGACGACCTGGGAGAAGAACGGGATCGTGAACCCGAGATCGGCGACGAGCTCCCTCACATGGCGGTGCGGCTCGTGCTCCCACACGACCCCGCGCAACACCACGCCGTCGAGCGGGATCGTCCCGGCGTGGTTGGCCGCCAGGAGGGCGGGACCGGTCGACGGGATCCTCTCGTTGCCTATGACGTCGACGCGGAAGTAGGACCGGACCAGGGGCCGGATAAGGGGGAGCAGGAGCTCGGTGAGTTCGCGGTCGAACCCGAAGACGTCGATCTCGTACTCCCCACGCATCCTGCGCCGCAGGAACTCGAAGATGTCCGTCACGTCGCCCTCGGCGAGGGAGCCGAGGGACGGGGGGAGCCCGCCGGTGGGAGCCCGCGACCCGCTCGACGGCTGGTGTATCCGGCAGAACATGGAGCCCTCGACGGCGCGGTTGCGGCACGGCTGGCCGCGGACGGTCACGGCCCGGCACCGGTCCGGCTCGTCTCGGTTGATCGGAACGACCTGCGCCTCGGGCATCAGAGGTCCCTGGGTCCGCGTCCCCGGGTGGAGGCCAGGAACCGCTCCTGACCCTTCCGGGTGAGGAAGTCGTGCAGCTCCCGCTCCCAGGCGGCCGCCTGCTGGGTCCGAGTGACCCGGCGCAGGCGCCGCTCGGCGTAGAACTCTCGCACCGCGTCCCGGGTGGTGTAGCGCGGCTCGAACCCGAACGTCTCGCGGAGGCGTCGCGTGTCGGCGACCCTCCCCCAGTGGATCAGACGCACGACGTGGGGCGGGATGCTCAGGCCGCGTCCCGCCAGTCGCAGGAACGGGGCGGCCGCGCTCAGGACGGGCAGCGGCATCGGCAGCTCGAGCCGTCCACCCTGACGGATCACCTGCGACAGGTACATCACGCCGTCTCCCGACGCGTTGAACACTCCGCCCACCGGCCGTTCGAGAGCCTGGACGAGCAGGTCCGTCGCGTCGTCCTCGTGGAGGAACTGCAACCGAGGGTCGAACCCCAGGATCGTCGGGACCACCGGCATCATCAGGTAGTTGGCCAGGGGGGTGTCCGCGCCCGGACCGAGGATGTTGGCGAAGCGGAACGTGGTCATCTCGATGTCGCGGCGGCGTCGAGCCAGTTCGCGCGCGTAGGTCTCGATCTCCTGGGAGTCGCGGCCGAACGGGTCCGTGCGCGAGGACCGCATCATGTCCTCCGTGAAGACGGCCGGGTCGTTGGGGTCCGCCCCGTACACGGCGGTCGACGACCGCACGATCAACTGCTTCACGGTCTCCGAGCGCTGGATCGCCGCGAACAGCTGCATCGCGCCTATCACGTTCAGGTCGTGCATCGCGCCGCGGCCGCCTGCCTCCCCGGGCGTGGAGTACAGGTTGAGGTGGACGACCGTGTCGATCCCGGTGGACTCGATGATCTTCAGCAGCACCGGCTTGCGGAGGTCCACCTGCAGGTACTCCGTGCGCTGGAGGTCCCCCGCGGGCGGAGCGAGGTCGACCCCCAGGATGTACTCGACATCCGGGTCCTCCTCGAGGCGCCGCGCGAGCCTGTGGCTGAGGAACCACCCGATGCGCGTGATGAGGATGCGCCTGCCCAATCCCGAGTCCTTCCGCGATCGTCCCAGGAGAGCCCGTACCCCCGAAACCTACCGATCGAACGCGTGCGCGATCAGAGGGGGGTGGGGGTGATCCTCTTCGGTGCCGGGTTGCCGCCGTCGACGAGAGGACGCCGCGGGGCAGGACCGAGCTACTTCTTGTTGAGGCGCTCCCAGCGCGTCTTCTTCAGGAGCTTCTTGTGCTTCTTCTTCCGCATCTTCTTGCGGCGCTTCTTCAAGACGGAACCCACGTCGGAACCTCCTGCGCGACGACAACGAAGGCGGGCCGCGCCTCGTCGTCTACCTGACGCGGATCCTGCCGAGGGGTCAGTCGGTCCCGAACATGGCCGGGATGTCGACCCTCCCCGTGATGGTACCGCGCGCCGTGGCCCGGACGGAGCCCAGCCTGAGAGCCTTCACGCCCTCGGCCACCGGGGTGAGGAGCCG of Actinomycetota bacterium contains these proteins:
- a CDS encoding NAD-dependent epimerase/dehydratase family protein; translated protein: MGRRILITRIGWFLSHRLARRLEEDPDVEYILGVDLAPPAGDLQRTEYLQVDLRKPVLLKIIESTGIDTVVHLNLYSTPGEAGGRGAMHDLNVIGAMQLFAAIQRSETVKQLIVRSSTAVYGADPNDPAVFTEDMMRSSRTDPFGRDSQEIETYARELARRRRDIEMTTFRFANILGPGADTPLANYLMMPVVPTILGFDPRLQFLHEDDATDLLVQALERPVGGVFNASGDGVMYLSQVIRQGGRLELPMPLPVLSAAAPFLRLAGRGLSIPPHVVRLIHWGRVADTRRLRETFGFEPRYTTRDAVREFYAERRLRRVTRTQQAAAWERELHDFLTRKGQERFLASTRGRGPRDL
- a CDS encoding AURKAIP1/COX24 domain-containing protein; this translates as MGSVLKKRRKKMRKKKHKKLLKKTRWERLNKK
- a CDS encoding lysophospholipid acyltransferase family protein, which translates into the protein MPEAQVVPINRDEPDRCRAVTVRGQPCRNRAVEGSMFCRIHQPSSGSRAPTGGLPPSLGSLAEGDVTDIFEFLRRRMRGEYEIDVFGFDRELTELLLPLIRPLVRSYFRVDVIGNERIPSTGPALLAANHAGTIPLDGVVLRGVVWEHEPHRHVRELVADLGFTIPFFSQVVRKTGATVACVEDTMRLLKAGELVAVFPEGFKGVGKRFKERYRLQRFGRGGFVEVAMQARAPIVPVAIVGSEETYPMVANLRPLARLLGLPYFPITAQFPLLGPLGLLPIPSKWVIEFCEPVETAHLPEDAASDPMAVFEVTDQVRQSIQRTLLKNLRLRRSILG